From Pseudomonas sp. G.S.17, the proteins below share one genomic window:
- a CDS encoding ABC transporter substrate-binding protein, translated as MFRSRLIAFAAFSSLLAGAVQAATTGDEGGSASPTSIVLLTENFPPFNMAVDGKNFAQESSIDGIAAEVVRATFKRAGIDYSMTLRFPWERVYKLALEKPGYGVFSTTRLPEREHLFKWVGPVGSYDWIMLARADSPIKLTTLEQAKAYKIGAYKGDAIGERLASQGLNPILLLRDRDNVKKLTNGQIDLWAVGDPVGRYLAKLDGVTGLKTVLKFNSAELYLALNKNTPDEMVARLQTALDQIRAEGKIAEIRSRFE; from the coding sequence ATGTTCAGAAGCCGTCTTATTGCATTCGCAGCCTTCAGTTCATTGTTGGCGGGGGCGGTTCAGGCCGCGACGACTGGCGACGAGGGAGGTAGCGCGTCACCCACTTCCATCGTGTTGCTGACCGAAAACTTTCCGCCATTCAACATGGCCGTCGATGGCAAGAACTTCGCCCAGGAAAGCAGCATCGACGGCATTGCTGCCGAGGTGGTGCGTGCGACGTTCAAACGCGCAGGCATCGACTACAGCATGACGCTGCGTTTCCCTTGGGAGCGGGTCTACAAGCTGGCGCTGGAAAAACCCGGCTATGGCGTGTTCTCCACGACCCGGCTGCCGGAGCGCGAGCATCTGTTCAAATGGGTTGGCCCGGTCGGTTCCTACGACTGGATCATGCTCGCCCGGGCTGACAGCCCCATCAAATTGACTACCCTGGAACAGGCCAAGGCCTACAAGATCGGTGCCTACAAAGGTGACGCCATCGGCGAGCGCCTGGCTTCTCAGGGTCTGAATCCGATTCTGCTGCTGCGTGATCGGGACAACGTGAAGAAACTCACCAATGGTCAGATCGACCTGTGGGCCGTGGGCGATCCGGTGGGCCGCTATCTGGCGAAACTCGACGGCGTGACCGGTCTCAAGACGGTGTTGAAATTCAACAGCGCCGAGTTGTATCTGGCATTGAACAAGAACACCCCGGATGAAATGGTTGCGCGCTTGCAAACCGCGCTGGACCAGATCCGCGCTGAAGGCAAGATTGCCGAGATTCGGAGTCGGTTTGAGTAG
- a CDS encoding divergent polysaccharide deacetylase family protein, with the protein MRSFLCVWLLALSWSISGVALAASPVAEKPQARVAYLSLIIDDLGQNPVRDQRALALPGPVTLAIMPDTPHATEFARQAHKAGKTVMLHMPMDPATGPFAWHPELPLPELESRLNAALLKVPYAAGLNNHMGSRMTAEPVAMGWLVAELQRRHMFFVDSRTSAKTVAAAQAQQIGLASVSRDVFLDDERTAEAITRQLQIAIKLAHKQGSAVMIGHPYPVTLDVLERELPNLKAQGIDWIDLRRMISVRGNEAMAGHGKNGVYR; encoded by the coding sequence ATGCGCTCGTTTCTGTGCGTTTGGCTGCTGGCCTTGTCGTGGAGCATCAGCGGCGTTGCCCTGGCAGCGTCGCCGGTGGCGGAAAAACCCCAGGCTCGGGTGGCTTATCTGAGCCTGATCATCGACGATCTGGGGCAAAACCCGGTTCGGGACCAACGCGCCCTGGCGCTGCCCGGCCCGGTCACCCTGGCGATCATGCCCGACACGCCTCACGCCACCGAATTCGCCCGTCAGGCTCACAAGGCCGGCAAGACCGTCATGCTGCACATGCCCATGGACCCGGCGACGGGCCCGTTTGCCTGGCATCCGGAACTGCCGCTGCCGGAACTCGAAAGCCGACTCAACGCCGCGCTGCTCAAAGTCCCCTATGCCGCTGGCCTGAATAACCACATGGGCAGCCGCATGACTGCCGAGCCGGTCGCCATGGGTTGGCTGGTGGCTGAACTGCAACGTCGGCATATGTTTTTCGTCGACAGCCGCACCAGCGCCAAGACCGTCGCCGCTGCACAGGCGCAGCAGATCGGCCTGGCGAGCGTGTCACGGGACGTGTTCCTCGACGACGAGCGCACCGCCGAAGCCATCACTCGCCAATTGCAGATCGCCATCAAGTTGGCGCACAAGCAGGGTTCTGCGGTGATGATCGGCCATCCCTACCCCGTCACCCTCGACGTACTGGAACGCGAACTGCCCAACCTCAAGGCCCAAGGCATCGACTGGATCGACCTGCGCCGGATGATCAGCGTGCGCGGCAATGAAGCCATGGCCGGGCACGGCAAGAATGGGGTTTATCGGTAA
- a CDS encoding S41 family peptidase, whose protein sequence is MPYLSRLTSLAFAIAIVIGSPLAQAAEVKVAPAAAPVAPAKAPLPLEELRTFAEVMDRIKAAYVEPVDDKTLLENAIKGMLSNLDPHSAYLGPEDFQELQESTSGEFGGLGIEVGVEDGFVKVVSPIDDTPASKAGIEAGDLIVKINGAPTQGQTMQEAVDKMRGKIGEKITLTLVRDGGTPFDVTLARATIQVKSVKAQMLENGYGYIRITQFQVKTGEEVGKALAKLRKDNGKKMSGLVLDLRNNPGGVLQAAVEVADHFLTKGLIVYTKGRIANSELRFSADPADASEGVPLVVLINGGSASASEIVAGALQDQKRGILMGTDSFGKGSVQTVLPLNNDRALKITTALYYTPNGRSIQAQGINPDIVVRRAKVTNEVDGENYKEADLLGHLGNGNGGADKPTVKGGASKARPQDDDFQLSQALSLLKGLSITRGK, encoded by the coding sequence ATGCCGTATCTGTCCCGCCTCACCTCGCTGGCTTTCGCTATTGCCATCGTTATCGGCTCCCCACTGGCTCAGGCTGCTGAGGTCAAGGTCGCACCCGCCGCTGCGCCGGTAGCGCCAGCCAAGGCGCCTTTGCCGCTGGAAGAACTGCGCACCTTTGCCGAGGTCATGGACCGGATCAAGGCCGCGTATGTCGAACCCGTGGACGACAAGACCCTGCTGGAGAACGCCATCAAAGGCATGCTCAGCAACCTTGACCCGCACTCGGCTTACCTCGGGCCGGAAGATTTCCAGGAGTTGCAGGAAAGCACCAGCGGCGAGTTCGGCGGCCTGGGTATCGAAGTGGGCGTCGAAGACGGCTTCGTCAAAGTCGTTTCGCCTATCGATGACACCCCGGCTTCCAAGGCGGGCATCGAAGCCGGCGACCTGATCGTGAAGATCAACGGCGCGCCGACGCAAGGTCAGACCATGCAGGAAGCGGTCGACAAGATGCGCGGCAAGATCGGCGAGAAAATCACCCTGACGCTGGTGCGCGATGGCGGCACGCCGTTCGACGTGACGTTGGCGCGGGCGACTATTCAGGTCAAGAGCGTCAAGGCGCAGATGCTGGAAAACGGCTATGGCTATATCCGCATCACCCAGTTCCAGGTCAAGACCGGCGAAGAAGTCGGCAAGGCCCTGGCCAAGCTGCGCAAGGACAACGGCAAGAAGATGAGCGGTCTGGTTCTGGACCTGCGCAACAACCCCGGCGGCGTACTGCAAGCGGCGGTCGAAGTCGCGGATCACTTCCTGACCAAGGGCCTGATCGTCTACACCAAGGGCCGTATCGCCAATTCCGAACTGCGCTTCTCGGCCGATCCGGCTGATGCCAGCGAAGGCGTGCCATTGGTGGTGTTGATCAACGGCGGCAGCGCCTCGGCATCGGAAATCGTTGCCGGCGCCTTGCAGGACCAGAAACGCGGCATCCTCATGGGCACCGACAGTTTCGGCAAAGGCTCGGTACAAACCGTGCTGCCGCTGAACAATGATCGCGCATTGAAGATCACTACCGCGCTGTATTACACGCCGAACGGCCGTTCGATCCAGGCGCAGGGCATCAACCCGGACATCGTTGTGCGTCGCGCCAAGGTCACCAACGAAGTCGATGGCGAGAACTACAAGGAAGCGGATCTGCTTGGTCACCTGGGCAATGGCAATGGCGGTGCGGACAAACCGACTGTCAAAGGCGGCGCCAGCAAAGCACGGCCGCAGGACGACGACTTCCAGCTCAGCCAGGCGCTCAGTTTGCTCAAGGGCCTGAGTATCACCCGCGGCAAATAA
- a CDS encoding murein hydrolase activator EnvC, with protein MLRAFIALALICLLNPAFADDERAQTQKQIDAARQDVVELQKALGKLQEEKTGVQKDLRGTETEMGKLEKQVEVLQKELKKTEVELQRLDQEKKKLQAQRVEQQRLIAIQARAAYQSGRQEYLKLLLNQQHPEKFARTLTYYDYMSQARLAQLHTFNETLRQLAAVGKDIDLQQAQLLVQKSTLDDQREELDKVRQERQKVLAKLNQDYKARDQKLQSRQQDQADLAKVLKTIEETLARQAREAEEARQKALIAAREAEEKRQREAQAQAQALAERNKSRDDGKEEPEEAPRRPLKSPGAMVSSAGVSYGGPFAEAKGKLPWPVDGRLLARFGEARGDDARSTWDGVMINAAAGSQVHAVHGGRVVFADWLRGSGLLVILDHGNGYLSLYGHNQSLLKQAGDVVKAGEAISTVGNSGGQEATALYFAIRQQGRPSDPAQWCRTQG; from the coding sequence ATGCTCCGCGCCTTTATCGCCCTAGCTCTAATCTGCCTGCTCAATCCGGCGTTTGCCGACGATGAGCGTGCGCAAACCCAAAAACAGATTGATGCTGCGCGTCAGGATGTCGTTGAGCTGCAAAAAGCCCTGGGCAAGTTGCAGGAAGAAAAAACCGGCGTCCAAAAGGATCTGCGCGGCACTGAAACTGAAATGGGTAAGCTGGAAAAGCAGGTCGAGGTCCTGCAAAAGGAATTAAAAAAGACCGAAGTCGAGCTGCAACGGCTCGACCAGGAAAAAAAGAAGCTGCAAGCCCAGCGCGTTGAGCAACAACGGCTGATCGCGATTCAGGCACGTGCCGCTTATCAGAGCGGTCGCCAGGAATACCTGAAGCTGCTGCTTAATCAGCAACACCCGGAAAAATTCGCCCGCACGCTGACCTACTACGATTACATGAGTCAGGCGCGCCTGGCGCAGCTGCACACGTTCAACGAAACGTTGCGCCAATTGGCAGCGGTCGGCAAAGACATCGACCTGCAACAGGCGCAACTGCTGGTGCAGAAAAGTACGCTGGATGACCAGCGCGAAGAACTCGACAAGGTTCGCCAGGAACGCCAGAAGGTGCTGGCCAAGCTGAATCAGGACTACAAGGCTCGCGACCAGAAACTGCAATCGCGGCAACAGGATCAGGCCGATCTGGCCAAAGTCCTCAAGACCATTGAAGAAACCCTGGCGCGCCAGGCTCGCGAAGCCGAAGAAGCGCGCCAGAAAGCCCTGATTGCCGCACGCGAGGCTGAAGAAAAGCGCCAGCGTGAAGCCCAGGCTCAAGCTCAAGCCCTGGCAGAGCGAAACAAGAGTCGCGATGATGGCAAGGAAGAGCCTGAAGAAGCGCCGCGCCGTCCGCTCAAGTCGCCCGGCGCGATGGTTTCCAGCGCTGGCGTTTCCTATGGAGGGCCTTTTGCAGAGGCCAAGGGCAAACTTCCATGGCCGGTTGATGGTCGATTGTTAGCGCGTTTCGGCGAAGCCCGTGGCGACGATGCCCGTTCGACCTGGGATGGCGTGATGATCAACGCCGCTGCGGGCAGCCAGGTGCATGCCGTACACGGCGGTCGCGTGGTGTTCGCGGACTGGTTGCGCGGCTCGGGGCTTCTGGTCATTCTCGACCATGGCAACGGCTATTTGAGTTTGTACGGTCACAATCAGAGTTTGCTCAAGCAGGCGGGTGACGTTGTAAAAGCAGGTGAAGCAATTTCCACGGTAGGTAACAGTGGCGGTCAAGAAGCTACAGCGTTGTATTTCGCTATTCGTCAGCAGGGTCGCCCAAGTGATCCGGCCCAATGGTGCCGCACTCAAGGATAA
- the gpmI gene encoding 2,3-bisphosphoglycerate-independent phosphoglycerate mutase, with the protein MTTTPKPLVLIILDGFGHSEHREGNAILAAKMPVMDRLYKTMPNGLISGSGMDVGLPDGQMGNSEVGHMNLGAGRVVYQDFTRVTKSIRDGDFFTNPTICTAVDKAVGAGKAVHILGLLSDGGVHSHQDHLVAMAELAAQRGAEKIYLHAFLDGRDTPPRSAQKSLELMDATFTRLGKGRTASIIGRYFAMDRDNRWDRVSQAYNLIVDGESQFQAATSVAGLQAAYERDENDEFVKATSIGEQVKVEDGDAVVFMNFRADRARELTRVFVEDDFTDFERARQPKLAGFVMLTQYAASIPAPSAFAAGSLKNVLGEYLAANGKTQLRIAETEKYAHVTFFFSGGREEPFPGEERILIPSPKVATYDLQPEMSAPEVTDRIVDAIEHQRYDVIVVNYANGDMVGHSGIMEAAIKAVEYLDVCVGRIAEALEKVGGEALVTADHGNVEQMTDDHTGQAHTAHTSEPVPFIYIGKRKLKVREGGVLADVAPTMLELLGLAIPEEMTGTSILVAE; encoded by the coding sequence ATGACTACCACGCCAAAACCTTTGGTCCTGATCATTCTGGACGGCTTCGGACACAGCGAGCACCGCGAAGGCAACGCCATTCTGGCCGCCAAAATGCCGGTCATGGACCGCTTGTACAAGACCATGCCCAACGGCCTGATCTCCGGTTCAGGCATGGACGTCGGCCTGCCGGACGGGCAGATGGGCAACTCTGAAGTCGGACACATGAACCTCGGTGCCGGGCGCGTGGTGTATCAGGATTTCACCCGTGTGACCAAATCCATCCGCGATGGCGATTTCTTCACCAACCCGACCATCTGCACCGCTGTGGACAAAGCGGTTGGCGCCGGCAAGGCCGTGCATATTCTCGGCCTGCTCTCCGACGGCGGCGTTCACAGTCATCAGGACCACCTGGTGGCCATGGCTGAACTCGCAGCCCAGCGCGGCGCAGAGAAAATCTACCTGCACGCGTTCCTCGACGGTCGCGACACGCCGCCACGCAGCGCGCAGAAATCCCTGGAGCTGATGGACGCCACGTTCACGCGCCTGGGTAAAGGTCGCACCGCCAGTATCATCGGCCGTTACTTCGCCATGGACCGCGACAATCGCTGGGACCGCGTGTCCCAGGCTTACAACCTGATCGTCGACGGCGAGTCGCAATTCCAGGCCGCGACCAGCGTTGCCGGCCTTCAGGCCGCTTACGAGCGCGACGAGAACGACGAATTCGTCAAAGCCACCAGCATTGGCGAGCAGGTCAAGGTCGAAGACGGCGACGCCGTAGTGTTCATGAACTTCCGCGCCGACCGTGCCCGGGAGCTGACCCGGGTATTCGTCGAAGATGATTTCACGGACTTCGAGCGCGCCCGCCAGCCGAAACTGGCCGGTTTCGTCATGCTCACCCAATACGCCGCGAGCATTCCGGCACCCTCGGCCTTTGCGGCCGGCAGCCTGAAAAACGTGCTGGGCGAATACCTCGCCGCCAACGGCAAGACCCAGCTGCGCATCGCCGAGACCGAAAAATACGCCCACGTGACGTTCTTTTTCTCCGGTGGCCGGGAAGAACCGTTCCCCGGTGAAGAGCGCATCCTGATCCCGTCGCCGAAAGTCGCCACGTACGACCTGCAACCGGAAATGAGCGCACCGGAAGTCACCGACCGTATCGTTGACGCCATCGAGCACCAGCGTTACGACGTGATCGTGGTCAACTACGCCAACGGCGACATGGTTGGGCACAGCGGCATCATGGAAGCGGCGATCAAGGCAGTGGAATATCTGGATGTCTGCGTCGGGCGCATCGCCGAAGCACTGGAAAAGGTAGGCGGCGAAGCGCTGGTCACGGCTGACCACGGCAACGTCGAGCAGATGACCGACGACCACACCGGCCAGGCCCACACTGCTCACACTTCCGAACCGGTGCCCTTCATCTATATCGGCAAGCGCAAGCTCAAGGTGCGCGAAGGCGGCGTGTTGGCCGACGTCGCGCCGACCATGCTTGAACTGCTGGGACTGGCGATACCCGAAGAAATGACCGGCACTTCGATTCTCGTGGCGGAGTAA
- a CDS encoding rhodanese-like domain-containing protein, producing MVDHLIAFATNHYLITGAFVILLAMLIAYEMSKGGRSLSTRELTALVNSDQGVVIDIRSTKDYAAGHIVGALSFPQDKILTRTAELEKHKAKTLIIVDAMGQHAGTTARELLKSGFTAAKLSGGVSSWRADNLPLVK from the coding sequence ATGGTTGATCACCTGATTGCATTTGCCACGAACCACTATTTGATCACTGGCGCCTTCGTCATCCTGCTGGCGATGCTGATCGCCTACGAGATGAGCAAGGGCGGTCGCAGCCTGAGCACGCGTGAGCTCACGGCGCTGGTCAACAGTGATCAGGGTGTAGTCATCGACATCCGTTCGACCAAGGATTACGCGGCCGGCCATATCGTCGGTGCGCTGAGTTTTCCTCAGGACAAAATCCTGACCCGCACCGCCGAGCTTGAGAAGCACAAGGCCAAGACCCTGATCATCGTAGATGCCATGGGCCAGCACGCTGGTACCACTGCTCGCGAGCTGCTCAAGTCCGGTTTCACCGCAGCCAAACTGTCGGGCGGCGTTTCCAGCTGGCGCGCAGACAATCTTCCATTGGTGAAATGA
- the grxC gene encoding glutaredoxin 3, which produces MAEVIVYSSDYCPYCIRAKQLLQNKSVAFEEIRVDGKPQVRADMVKKAGRTSVPQIWIGSTHVGGCDELFALERAGKLDALLTA; this is translated from the coding sequence ATGGCTGAAGTCATCGTCTATTCCAGCGATTATTGCCCTTATTGCATTCGCGCCAAGCAATTGTTGCAGAACAAGAGCGTGGCATTCGAAGAAATCAGAGTCGATGGCAAGCCGCAAGTTCGCGCCGACATGGTGAAGAAGGCCGGTCGTACCTCGGTACCGCAGATCTGGATCGGTTCGACCCATGTCGGTGGATGCGATGAACTCTTTGCCCTGGAGCGCGCCGGCAAGCTCGACGCGCTGCTGACAGCCTGA
- the secB gene encoding protein-export chaperone SecB → MTDQPTNGTVANEEDAPQFSLQRIYVRDLSFEAPKSPAIFRQEWTPTVSLDLNTRQKALEGDFYEVVLTLSVTVNNGDEVAFIVEVQQAGIFLIKGLDQGAMSHTLGAFCPNILFPYARETIDSLVVRGSFPALMLAPVNFDALYAQELQRMQEAGETPTVQ, encoded by the coding sequence ATGACTGATCAACCGACCAACGGCACCGTTGCCAACGAAGAAGACGCACCGCAATTCTCGTTGCAGCGCATTTATGTTCGCGACCTGTCGTTCGAAGCGCCGAAAAGCCCGGCGATTTTCCGTCAAGAGTGGACGCCTACCGTCAGCCTTGACCTGAACACCCGTCAGAAAGCACTGGAAGGCGATTTCTACGAAGTTGTGCTGACCTTGTCCGTTACCGTGAACAACGGCGACGAAGTGGCCTTCATCGTTGAAGTCCAGCAAGCCGGTATCTTCCTGATCAAGGGTCTGGATCAGGGCGCAATGAGCCACACATTGGGCGCGTTCTGCCCGAACATCCTGTTCCCGTATGCTCGCGAAACCATCGACAGCCTGGTTGTCCGTGGCTCGTTCCCGGCGCTGATGCTGGCTCCGGTGAACTTCGATGCCTTGTACGCGCAAGAGCTGCAGCGCATGCAGGAAGCTGGCGAAACACCTACTGTTCAGTAA
- the trmL gene encoding tRNA (uridine(34)/cytosine(34)/5-carboxymethylaminomethyluridine(34)-2'-O)-methyltransferase TrmL, which produces MFHVILFQPEIPPNTGNVIRLCANTGSTLHLIEPLGFELDDKRLRRAGLDYHEYATLQTHADLASCLESIGHPRLFAFTTKGSRPFHDARFEDGDAFIFGPESRGLPPEVLDALDSDQRLRLPMREGCRSLNLSNTVAVAVYEAWRQLGFK; this is translated from the coding sequence ATGTTTCACGTCATCCTTTTTCAACCAGAAATTCCGCCGAATACCGGCAACGTCATCAGGCTGTGCGCCAACACCGGCAGCACCCTGCATTTGATCGAGCCGCTGGGCTTCGAGCTGGATGATAAACGCCTGCGTCGGGCGGGCCTCGATTACCACGAGTACGCCACCTTGCAGACTCACGCCGACCTGGCCAGCTGCCTGGAAAGCATTGGGCATCCACGCCTGTTCGCTTTTACCACAAAAGGCTCGCGGCCCTTTCACGACGCCCGCTTCGAAGACGGTGACGCGTTCATTTTCGGCCCCGAGAGCCGTGGCCTGCCCCCGGAAGTACTCGACGCCCTGGACAGCGACCAGCGGCTGCGTTTGCCGATGCGTGAAGGCTGCCGCAGCCTGAACCTGTCCAACACCGTTGCCGTAGCGGTGTATGAAGCATGGCGGCAGTTGGGGTTCAAGTAG
- a CDS encoding OprD family porin — protein MKKSTLALAVTVAALAQQAGAAGFIEDSKASVNSRTLYFNSDNREGAANRNEETATGLKFDYLSGFTQGTVGFGLDVQALVGIHLDGGRGHHAANGAISPTESDGSSVDEWTRIGGNAKARFSKTELRLGNALAPNLPILVSNDSRVLPQAFEGGILSSKEIDNVTLTAGRLNQTIGRASSNWSDMGMSGASQGSNNFSFAGGDWKVTKDLTLQYYYANLEDFYKQHFLGLVHVLPLGEDQSFKTDLRYFNSSDDGKNGQAGYAFNNNGGYAKHAGKVDNQTWSAMFTYALGGHALMVGHQQVGDDGGIAYMNNGNITKNGASTGSNEGNGGSSFYLFTDSMINAFNRAGTNTTFGQYSYDFARLGVPGLKTSIAYLHGDDIKGVASNRTLGREFSEWERDMRVDYVIQSGPLKGFGTTVRHGSYRGDADLAGSTNTDQTRVIFNYTYAFK, from the coding sequence ATGAAGAAGTCCACCCTGGCCCTGGCCGTCACCGTTGCGGCCCTGGCCCAACAAGCCGGTGCTGCTGGTTTCATTGAAGACAGCAAAGCGTCCGTAAATTCGCGCACTCTGTATTTCAACAGTGATAACCGTGAAGGCGCTGCAAACCGCAACGAAGAGACCGCAACCGGCTTAAAATTCGACTACCTGTCCGGCTTCACTCAAGGCACCGTTGGTTTTGGTCTGGATGTTCAGGCGCTGGTTGGCATTCACCTGGATGGCGGCCGTGGTCACCACGCCGCGAATGGCGCTATCAGCCCTACTGAGAGCGATGGTTCTTCCGTTGACGAGTGGACTCGCATCGGCGGTAACGCCAAGGCTCGCTTCTCGAAAACCGAGCTTCGCCTTGGTAACGCCCTGGCACCGAACCTGCCAATCCTGGTATCGAACGACTCACGTGTTCTGCCGCAGGCTTTTGAAGGCGGAATCCTGTCATCCAAGGAAATCGACAACGTCACGTTGACTGCAGGCCGACTGAACCAGACCATCGGTCGTGCCTCCAGCAACTGGAGTGACATGGGCATGTCTGGCGCTAGCCAGGGTAGCAACAACTTCAGCTTCGCCGGCGGCGACTGGAAAGTTACCAAAGACCTGACCCTGCAGTACTACTACGCCAACCTGGAAGATTTCTACAAGCAGCACTTCCTGGGCCTGGTACATGTTTTGCCACTGGGTGAAGACCAGTCGTTCAAGACTGACTTGCGTTACTTCAACAGCAGCGATGACGGTAAGAACGGTCAAGCCGGTTATGCCTTCAACAACAACGGCGGCTACGCCAAGCACGCTGGCAAAGTTGATAACCAAACCTGGTCGGCAATGTTCACTTACGCCCTGGGCGGTCACGCGCTTATGGTGGGTCACCAGCAAGTGGGCGACGACGGCGGCATCGCTTACATGAACAACGGCAACATCACCAAAAATGGTGCGAGCACGGGTAGCAACGAAGGTAACGGCGGTAGCAGCTTCTACCTGTTCACTGACTCGATGATCAACGCCTTCAACCGCGCGGGTACAAACACCACCTTCGGTCAGTACTCCTATGACTTCGCCCGTCTTGGTGTTCCTGGTCTGAAGACTTCGATTGCCTACCTGCACGGTGACGACATCAAAGGTGTTGCTTCTAACCGCACACTGGGTCGTGAGTTCTCCGAGTGGGAGCGCGACATGCGTGTTGACTACGTAATCCAGAGCGGCCCGCTCAAGGGTTTCGGCACTACAGTTCGTCACGGTTCGTACCGCGGCGATGCAGATCTGGCTGGCTCCACCAACACCGATCAGACTCGTGTGATCTTCAACTACACCTACGCTTTCAAATAA
- a CDS encoding peroxiredoxin, with translation MSLRLGDIAPDFEQESSEGRIRFHEWLGNSWGVLFSHPADFTPVCTTELGFTAKLKADFDVRGVKAIALSVDPVDSHIKWIDDINTTQNTLVNFPILADADRKVSDLYDLIHPNANDTLTVRSLFVIDPNKKIRLTITYPASTGRNFHEILRVIDSLQLTDNYKVATPANWVDGEDVVIVPSLKDEDEIKQRFPKGYKAVTPYLRLTPQPNR, from the coding sequence ATGAGCCTGCGACTTGGCGACATCGCCCCTGATTTTGAACAGGAATCCAGCGAAGGCCGTATCCGCTTTCACGAATGGCTGGGCAATAGTTGGGGCGTGTTGTTTTCCCACCCGGCGGACTTCACCCCGGTCTGCACCACCGAGCTGGGTTTCACTGCCAAGCTCAAGGCTGACTTCGATGTTCGTGGCGTTAAAGCCATCGCGCTGTCAGTGGACCCGGTCGACTCGCACATCAAGTGGATCGACGACATCAACACCACGCAAAACACCCTGGTCAACTTCCCGATCCTGGCTGACGCCGATCGCAAAGTGTCCGATTTGTACGACCTGATTCACCCTAACGCCAATGACACGCTGACAGTGCGTTCTCTGTTCGTGATCGATCCGAACAAGAAGATTCGCCTGACCATCACCTATCCCGCCAGCACCGGGCGCAATTTCCACGAGATCCTGCGGGTCATCGACTCCTTGCAGCTGACCGACAACTACAAGGTCGCCACGCCCGCCAACTGGGTCGACGGTGAAGACGTGGTGATCGTGCCGTCGCTCAAGGATGAAGACGAGATCAAGCAACGCTTCCCCAAAGGCTACAAGGCTGTCACGCCTTATCTGCGCCTGACGCCGCAACCCAATCGCTGA
- a CDS encoding sulfonate ABC transporter substrate-binding protein, protein MRTVILRRGLAALFAAAVALGAINQAQAESLRIGYQKYGTLVLLKAKGSLEKRLAEQGVQVQWTEFPGGPQLLEGLNVGSIDFGVTGETPPVFALAAGADLLYVAYEPPAPASEAILVPKDSPITSVKDLKGKKVVLNKGSNVHYLLVKALEDAGLKYTDIQTVFLPPADARAAFERGSVDAWVIWDPYQAAAEQQLQARTLRDGTGIVDNHQFYLATKPYAQQHPKVIQALIEEVRAVGEWSKANPEEVTTQVAPLLGLPADITLKSVKRQGYGALFLTPQVVASQQKIADTFYQLKLIPKPLNIADVIWTPPAAVAKAQ, encoded by the coding sequence ATGCGCACTGTCATTTTGCGTCGAGGCTTGGCCGCTCTGTTTGCTGCAGCGGTCGCCTTGGGCGCCATCAACCAGGCTCAGGCGGAAAGCTTGCGCATCGGTTATCAGAAATACGGCACCCTGGTGCTGCTCAAGGCCAAGGGCTCGCTGGAAAAGCGGCTTGCCGAGCAGGGCGTGCAAGTGCAATGGACTGAATTCCCCGGCGGCCCCCAGTTGCTCGAAGGGCTCAACGTCGGTTCCATCGACTTTGGCGTGACCGGCGAAACGCCGCCGGTGTTCGCCCTGGCCGCCGGTGCCGATCTGCTGTATGTCGCTTACGAGCCGCCTGCACCGGCCAGCGAAGCGATCCTCGTGCCCAAGGACTCGCCGATCACGTCGGTCAAAGACCTCAAAGGCAAGAAAGTCGTGCTCAACAAAGGCTCCAACGTGCATTACCTGTTGGTCAAGGCACTGGAAGACGCCGGCTTGAAATACACCGACATTCAGACCGTGTTCCTGCCGCCCGCCGATGCCCGCGCCGCATTCGAGCGTGGCAGCGTGGATGCCTGGGTTATCTGGGACCCGTACCAGGCCGCCGCCGAACAACAGTTGCAGGCACGAACCCTGCGCGATGGCACCGGCATCGTCGATAACCATCAGTTCTACCTGGCGACCAAGCCTTACGCGCAACAGCACCCGAAAGTCATTCAGGCGTTGATCGAAGAAGTCCGCGCGGTAGGCGAATGGTCCAAGGCCAACCCGGAAGAAGTCACCACCCAGGTCGCACCGTTGCTCGGCCTGCCAGCTGACATCACCTTGAAGTCAGTCAAGCGTCAGGGCTACGGCGCGTTGTTCCTTACGCCGCAGGTCGTCGCTTCGCAGCAGAAAATCGCTGACACGTTTTATCAGCTCAAGTTGATTCCCAAGCCGCTGAACATTGCGGACGTGATCTGGACCCCACCCGCTGCTGTCGCGAAAGCCCAGTAA